From a region of the Candidatus Methylomirabilota bacterium genome:
- a CDS encoding tetratricopeptide repeat protein, with product MSLLRAAWALGLAALLVGCQQSAPPPPAATPAVDDMASARAAMARSDYTAALPLLQSALAANPNNFEARYRLGVTASYLDLFDEARTAFQWVVAHGAPSSSEVRVARDWLAHIPRAEAPAATPAKAEEEPRPDRANVSGKVLGEAEGGGMRPLVRQQILLRGAPNTPVKDEWHILRTEPDGSYRFSNVPPGDYMITDKVAGPPGWRLKVTLKAGDKAVLDLNPQNSSKSRDDFPGYQ from the coding sequence ATGTCGCTGCTCCGGGCCGCCTGGGCGCTCGGACTCGCGGCGCTCCTCGTCGGCTGTCAGCAGTCGGCGCCACCTCCACCCGCGGCGACCCCGGCGGTCGACGACATGGCGTCGGCGCGGGCGGCGATGGCCCGCAGCGACTACACAGCCGCGCTGCCCTTGCTCCAGAGCGCGCTGGCGGCGAACCCGAACAACTTCGAAGCTCGATACCGCCTCGGGGTGACCGCCAGCTATCTCGACCTCTTCGACGAGGCGAGGACTGCATTCCAGTGGGTGGTGGCGCACGGCGCGCCGAGCTCCAGCGAGGTCCGGGTCGCCCGCGATTGGCTCGCACACATCCCGCGGGCCGAGGCGCCGGCGGCGACGCCGGCGAAAGCCGAGGAAGAGCCACGGCCCGATCGCGCCAACGTCTCCGGGAAGGTCCTGGGCGAGGCGGAGGGCGGCGGCATGAGGCCCCTGGTTCGGCAGCAGATCTTGCTGAGAGGCGCCCCCAACACGCCGGTCAAGGACGAGTGGCACATCCTCCGTACCGAGCCGGACGGGAGCTACCGGTTCAGCAACGTGCCCCCCGGGGACTACATGATCACGGACAAGGTCGCCGGACCGCCGGGCTGGCGTCTCAAGGTCACCCTGAAGGCCGGCGACAAGGCCGTGCTCGACCTCAATCCGCAGAACAGTTCGAAAAGTCGGGACGATTTTCCGGGCTATCAATAG
- the pilM gene encoding type IV pilus assembly protein PilM — protein MLNLPFLRRQRETFGLDIGSSAIKVVQLREGGGGHRLVALGIAPLPPDVISEGTIKEPAVVTEAINEAVGKAGVKTKDAAIAVSGRELIIKKVQIPEVPAKELHDAVQLEAEHHIPFAIDEVFLDYHVVGKHDGTMDLILVAVKKSKVTEYVGVVEEAGLSPAVVDVDGFALGNQFELNHPDEHSEAVALVDIGAATMKTNVLRAGTSIFARDIPFGGNNYTQAIAQHLHIAFEQAEAAKLGKDVGIGWDAIVPALESISRELSLEVQRTFDYFASTADSERIGKIVLAGGCAQLPGLADYLSSTWGIPVEVARPFQRVEVGGAYSETVTAAGPALAVAVGLGLRQAGDKSS, from the coding sequence ATGTTGAATTTGCCATTTCTGCGACGGCAGCGCGAGACGTTCGGCCTTGACATCGGCTCGAGCGCGATCAAGGTCGTCCAACTGCGCGAGGGCGGAGGCGGTCACCGTCTGGTCGCGCTCGGCATCGCGCCACTGCCGCCCGACGTGATCTCCGAGGGCACGATCAAAGAGCCCGCCGTCGTCACCGAGGCGATCAACGAGGCGGTCGGCAAGGCCGGCGTCAAGACCAAAGACGCGGCCATCGCGGTGTCGGGTCGTGAGCTCATCATCAAGAAAGTCCAGATCCCCGAGGTGCCGGCCAAGGAGCTGCACGACGCGGTGCAGCTGGAAGCCGAGCACCACATTCCGTTCGCCATCGACGAGGTCTTCCTCGACTATCACGTCGTCGGCAAGCACGACGGCACCATGGATCTGATTCTCGTGGCCGTGAAGAAGTCGAAGGTGACGGAGTACGTGGGGGTCGTCGAGGAGGCGGGGCTCAGTCCCGCCGTCGTCGACGTGGACGGCTTCGCGCTGGGCAACCAGTTCGAGCTCAACCACCCTGACGAGCACAGCGAAGCGGTGGCGCTGGTCGATATCGGTGCCGCGACGATGAAGACCAATGTGCTCCGGGCCGGTACCTCCATCTTCGCGCGGGACATCCCTTTCGGAGGCAACAACTACACGCAGGCGATCGCGCAGCATCTGCACATTGCCTTTGAGCAGGCCGAGGCGGCCAAGCTCGGCAAGGACGTGGGCATCGGCTGGGACGCGATCGTCCCGGCGCTCGAGTCCATCTCGCGTGAGCTGTCGCTCGAAGTCCAGCGTACCTTCGACTACTTCGCGTCCACCGCCGACTCCGAGCGGATCGGCAAGATCGTGCTGGCGGGCGGATGCGCCCAGCTGCCGGGCCTGGCCGACTACCTGTCGTCGACCTGGGGCATCCCCGTGGAGGTGGCTCGTCCGTTCCAGCGCGTCGAGGTCGGCGGCGCGTATTCCGAGACGGTCACCGCCGCCGGGCCGGCGCTGGCCGTGGCGGTCGGCCTCGGACTCCGGCAGGCCGGAGACAAGAGCTCATGA